From the Entomomonas sp. E2T0 genome, one window contains:
- a CDS encoding phage holin, lambda family, whose product MPNKDPNLWNWLIAAIEQSPTIQGAVMAAIMAILRLLYDENETKPIRIALEAVTCGAMSLCITSIVEIFNLPQSAVITIGGAIGFIGVTALRNFILKAINKRIDKE is encoded by the coding sequence ATGCCGAACAAAGATCCCAACCTATGGAATTGGTTGATAGCAGCAATTGAACAAAGCCCTACTATACAAGGGGCTGTTATGGCGGCAATTATGGCTATACTAAGATTACTTTATGATGAAAACGAAACAAAACCAATAAGAATAGCTTTAGAAGCAGTTACTTGTGGTGCCATGTCACTATGTATTACAAGTATAGTTGAAATATTTAACCTCCCACAAAGCGCAGTTATTACTATTGGTGGTGCCATTGGCTTTATTGGTGTGACAGCGCTCAGAAATTTTATCTTAAAAGCTATAAATAAAAGGATTGATAAAGAATGA
- a CDS encoding M15 family metallopeptidase, with protein MIWGGSWKSLKDGPHFELDRKQYP; from the coding sequence ATTATATGGGGAGGAAGCTGGAAATCCCTGAAAGATGGACCTCACTTTGAATTAGATCGTAAACAGTATCCATAA
- the lysC gene encoding Rz1-like lysis system protein LysC (LysC is an Rz1-like component of a phage lytic system, substantially overlapping although not fully embedded in the gene for the Rz-like LysB component.): protein MGCIDKPVVTDVKVVKVELPAITPCQRLSIPDCKPVDNGELYECTLTIQKNLNLCADQVDALIEWQEDHYR, encoded by the coding sequence ATGGGCTGTATTGATAAGCCTGTAGTTACTGATGTGAAGGTAGTCAAAGTAGAACTACCTGCTATTACACCATGCCAAAGATTATCTATTCCTGATTGCAAACCAGTTGATAATGGTGAGCTGTATGAGTGTACTTTGACTATTCAGAAGAATCTAAATCTTTGTGCTGATCAGGTAGATGCATTGATTGAGTGGCAGGAAGATCATTATCGCTGA
- a CDS encoding terminase small subunit, with the protein MDNRSERTEITADYVLNAIKETVERCMQAKPIIDATGKPVMVELSNGEFAPAYKFDANSALKGYELLGKHLKLFTDKHEVTGANGGAIKVDNRFYLSELSDKELELYEELAILQSKRDQTREGET; encoded by the coding sequence ATGGACAATAGATCAGAAAGAACAGAAATTACTGCTGATTATGTGCTTAATGCTATCAAAGAAACAGTTGAACGCTGTATGCAAGCAAAACCTATTATTGATGCAACAGGTAAGCCTGTTATGGTCGAATTATCTAATGGTGAATTTGCCCCTGCATATAAGTTTGATGCTAATAGTGCATTAAAGGGTTACGAGTTATTAGGAAAGCATTTAAAACTATTTACTGATAAACATGAAGTAACAGGTGCTAATGGTGGAGCAATTAAAGTAGACAATAGGTTTTATCTTTCTGAGCTGTCAGATAAAGAATTAGAACTATATGAAGAACTTGCAATTTTACAATCTAAGCGAGATCAGACAAGAGAAGGCGAGACGTAA
- the terL gene encoding phage terminase large subunit, which produces MAIIDDPIKDAKEANSATIRNAIWGWYTTTLYTRLSPNSGILLGMTRWHQDDLAGRLIAEMEKGEGDQWKIIRFPAIAEIDEQFRKIGEPLHPERFTLERLNKIKSAVGTTTWNSFYQQRPTTAGGGVIKGSWFKRYEILPRIKRVAIFADTAQKVKTQNDYTVFLVVGLGHDSNLYIIDVVRGKWEAPDLFRTAKDVWNKYADKRPTAIHIEDKSSGSSLIQTLNKFTKIPVKPIQTDTDKYTRVLGVQGYIESGFVFLPANASWVRDFIDECEDFTATDSHLHDDQVDTLVMAINHFLGGSVTIWDSL; this is translated from the coding sequence ATAGCTATTATTGATGACCCTATAAAAGATGCCAAAGAAGCTAATAGTGCAACAATACGCAATGCTATATGGGGTTGGTACACTACAACACTATATACACGCTTAAGCCCTAATAGCGGCATTCTGTTAGGTATGACTCGTTGGCATCAAGACGATCTTGCAGGCCGACTAATAGCTGAAATGGAAAAAGGGGAAGGTGACCAATGGAAAATAATACGCTTCCCTGCTATTGCTGAGATAGATGAACAGTTTAGAAAAATAGGTGAGCCTTTACATCCTGAAAGATTTACTTTAGAGCGTCTAAATAAAATCAAGTCAGCAGTGGGTACAACCACTTGGAATAGTTTCTATCAACAACGTCCAACTACTGCTGGCGGTGGAGTAATTAAAGGCTCTTGGTTCAAACGTTATGAAATACTACCAAGAATAAAACGAGTAGCAATATTTGCTGATACCGCCCAGAAAGTAAAAACACAAAATGACTATACCGTGTTTTTAGTGGTTGGTCTTGGCCATGATAGTAATCTTTATATTATTGATGTGGTGCGCGGTAAGTGGGAAGCTCCAGACCTTTTTAGAACTGCTAAAGATGTTTGGAATAAATATGCAGATAAAAGACCAACAGCTATTCATATCGAAGATAAATCTAGTGGTTCAAGCTTAATTCAAACATTAAACAAGTTCACCAAAATTCCAGTTAAACCAATACAAACAGATACTGATAAATATACAAGAGTGTTAGGTGTACAGGGATATATTGAAAGTGGTTTTGTGTTTCTGCCTGCTAATGCCTCATGGGTGCGTGACTTTATTGATGAATGTGAAGATTTTACCGCCACAGATAGCCATCTACATGATGACCAAGTAGATACTTTAGTAATGGCTATTAATCATTTCTTAGGTGGCAGTGTCACTATTTGGGATAGTTTATGA